The Anabas testudineus chromosome 14, fAnaTes1.2, whole genome shotgun sequence genome includes a region encoding these proteins:
- the LOC113169045 gene encoding myb/SANT-like DNA-binding domain-containing protein 2, producing the protein MAASSNAEQSPEISTPLKIPKTEVPSPESEDLSDSNQYQSSPSTPNRFSPLNVGSGAAGRTAASSSNSFTACRGMSWTPSETNALIAVWGNERLTEARMQQLEVAGTVFSGKAPGPAMYERVSRALSELGYERTPSQCRERMKTLRRCYSRVKEHGIGKRKSSYTIEQLEKVFGQGGWDSQSCAPVLINSSGLYQEMESDGSTLEDFSQEDWCNQVLDSAFQEGDMETEEIQVPKNRALQIQAELTEQTQKRDMMQTVMRILESVQLKWEHFQTWTEFSRLHLSNKLAIFGVGYNTRWREDVRYHYAEISSQVPLGKRLREYFNPEKPEGRIIMTKVQKMNWKNVYYKFLDITISEARCLELYMEVDWVPVAQSRAAGSSKGTFHYLLPGEIPKAYGLYAIGYEAVSSCNITTLQDGSEDGSLPPQCKSENGAGGQDDEGEEQGGQGYRTGAKVTYCYLGIAEDRTIQQCLFQHFQGSSKHHVHGEPSAVTCFLQENCRHGVTSQEGEGGEDSSQHFAIYIKFIEVELDFLSAGSLVECLETAVGYPLKYNNKEAL; encoded by the exons ATGGCGGCGTCCAGTAACGCGGAGCAGTCTCCGGAGATATCGACGCCGTTGAAGATACCGAAAACCGAGGTGCCATCCCCTGAGTCGGAGGATTTGAGTGACAGTAATCAATACCAGTCCAGTCCCTCGACACCTAACCGCTTCTCGCCTTTGAACGTGGGTTCAGGGGCCGCGGGCAGGACGGCGGCCTCATCCTCCAACAGCTTCACGGCTTGCCGAGGGATGTCGTGGACCCCGTCCGAGACGAACGCCCTAATCGCGGTGTGGGGCAACGAGAGGCTCACGGAGGCGAGGATGCAGCAGCTGGAGGTCGCGGGTACCGTGTTCTCCGGCAAGGCCCCCGGTCCCGCTATGTACGAGCGAGTGTCCAGAGCCCTGTCGGAGCTGGGATACGAGAGGACCCCGTCCCAGTgcagagagaggatgaag ACGCTGCGGCGCTGCTACAGCCGTGTGAAGGAGCACGGGATCGGCAAGAGGAAGAGCAGCTACACCATAGAGCAGCTGGAGAAGGTGTTCGGTCAGGGAGGCTGGGACTCCCAGAGCTGCGCCCCGGTGCTGATCAACAGCAGTGGGCTGTACCAGGAGATGGAGTCGGATGGCAGCACCCTGGAAGACTTCTCTCAGGAGGACTGGTGCAACCAAGTGCTGGACTCAGCTTTCCAGGAGGGAGACATGGAGACTG AAGAAATCCAGGTGCCTAAAAACAGAGCTCTACAGATTCAAGCAGAGCTGACAGAACAAACGCA AAAAAGGGACATGATGCAGACCGTGATGCGCATCCTGGAGTCGGTGCAGCTAAAATGGGAGCACTTCCAGACATGGACAGAGTTCTCACGGCTGCACCTTTCCAATAAACTGGCTATCTTTGGTGTGGGCTACAACACGCGCTGGCGCGAGGATGTGCGCTACCACTACGCTGAAATCAGCTCGCAGGTGCCACTGGGCAAGAGGCTCCGTGAGTACTTCAACCCAGAGAAGCCAGAGGGCCGCATTATAATGACCAAAGTTCAGAAGATGAACTGGAAGAACGTCTATTACAAATTCCTGGACATCACCATCAGCGAGGCACgctgcctggagctgtatatgGAGGTAGATTGGGTCCCCGTAGCCCAGTCcagagcagcaggcagcagcaaagGCACATTCCACTACCTCCTTCCCGGGGAAATCCCCAAGGCGTATGGACTCTACGCTATTGGCTATGAAGCAGTCTCATCCTGTAACATCACTACTCTGCAAGATGGTAGTGAAGATGGTAGCTTACCACCTCAGTGCAAGTCTGAAAATGGGGCTGGAGGTCAGGATGATGAAGGAGAAGAACAGGGTGGGCAGGGTTACCGGACTGGGGCTAAAGTCACTTACTGCTACCTGGGCATAGCCGAGGACAGGACCATACAGCAGTGTCTCTTCCAGCACTTTCAGGGTTCTAGCAAACACCATGTCCACGGTGAGCCCTCTGCTGTGACGTGTTTCCTGCAGGAGAACTGCCGCCATGGCGTCACAAGTCAGGAAGGCGAGGGAGGCGAAGACTCATCTCAACACTTTGCCATTTACATCAAATTCATCGAGGTGGAGCTGGACTTCCTCTCGGCAGGCTCCCTGGTGGAGTGCCTGGAAACCGCTGTGGGTTACCCTttgaaatacaacaacaaagaagCATTGTAA